In Pseudomonas sp. HR96, the DNA window CGTCGGCTTTGGCGGCGGCAGCTCGATGGACACCGCCAAGCTGGTCGCCTACCTGGCCTACCCGGGGCAGCAACAGGGCCTGGCCGACATCTATGGCGTCGACCAGGCGACCGGCCCGCGGCTGCCACTGATCCAGGTGCCGACCACCGCCGGCACCGGCTCGGAAGTCACGCCAATCTCCATCGTCACCACTGCCACCGGCAAATCCGGCGTGGTCTCGCGCCAGCTGCTGCCGGACCTGGCCATCCTCGACGCCCAGCTGACCCTCGGCCTGCCGGCCGCCGTCACCGCAGCCACCGGTATCGATGCCATGGTGCATGCCATCGAGGCCTACACCAGCAAGCTGCGCAAGAATCCCCTCTCCGACCTGCTCGCCCGCGAGGCCCTGCGCCTGCTGGCGGCCAACCTCGAGCGGGTGGTGCAGGTACCCGATGACCTGCCCGCGCGCCAGGCCATGCTGCTCGGTGCCTGCCTGGCCGGACAGGCCTTCGCCAACGCACCGGTGGCGGCGGTGCATGCGCTGGCCTACCCGCTGGGGGTGAGCTTCCACCTGCCCCATGGCCTGTCCAATGCCCTGGTCCTGCAGCAGGTGCTGCGCTTCAACCTGTCGGTCGCCCGCCCGCTGTACGCCGAACTGGCCCCGCTGGTGCTGGGCGATCGCCTGCAACCGGGGCTCGACATGGCCGAACAACTGATCGAAGAACTGCGCCGCCTGCATGTGGCCACCGGCCTGCCCTTGAGCCTGAGCGAGGCCGGGGTGACCCGCGACAGCCTGGCGCAGTTGGCCAGCAGCGCCATGCAGCAGCAGCGCCTGCTGGTGAACAACCCGCGCCACGTCAGCGAGGCGGATGCGCTGGGCATCTACACCGCCGCGTTCTGAGCCCGGGGCGGCGCCGGCTACGTCCGACGCCGCTTCGTGTCCACCCTGTAACCAAGGCAATACACTGATCTGTTTGACCTTTTTCAACACGCGCGGATAAATGTCAAGGTTCTACCCAGAGACCCTCGCCATGCTCCACGCCTCCCCTGCGGCCGCTCGCGTCGACCCCGAGCAGATCCACATCGACAAGATCTTCCCCACGCCCATCGCCAGCCTGGTGCTGCCGGGCCATGCGCAGCTCAATGCGCACCTGGCCGAGATCATCCTCGCCCGCGCCGGGTCGCACCCTGGCACCCAACACAGCAACCAGGGCGGCTGGCAGTCGCAGGACGACTTCGCTGCCTGGGCCGGTGCACCCGGCGCCACCCTGCTGGCCTTCGCCCGGTCCTTCGTCAACGAGCTGACCGCCATCAGCACCCCGGACCTTGGCCTGGTGGAGGCTACGCTGGACTGGCAATCCAGCGCCTGGGCCAACATCAACCGCAGCGGCCACTCCAACGCCCTGCACAGCCACCCCGGAGCCTTCTGGTCGGGGGTGTACTGGGTCGATGACGGTGGCGAGAGCGGCCTGGAAGCGGGCGGCGAGCTGGAGTTCTCCGACCCGCGCGGGGTCTTGCCGATCATGGTCAACCCTGAACTGCGCATGCGTATCGCCGGCTGCCTGACTGCCGGCTACCGCACCTCGGTCAAACCCAGCAGCGGCACCCTGACCCTGTTCCCGTCCTGGCTGATGCACGCTGTAAGGCGCTTCGACGGCCTGCGCCCACGGATCTCGGTGGCGTTCAACTTCGCTGCACCCCGGGTGTATGCCTCGGCGGGCTGAGCGCGGGCCGGATCAACCGCTGATCTGATCGGGCCCCGGCGCGCGCCGTTTTTTTTGCCAAAACGGATACACGCCCGCCAGTGGCGCGGGCCTGCTCACAGCAGCTCGCCAATCGCTGCCACCAGATGCCGAGTAGCGGCCTCGACGCTGCCCTCATTACGACACGCCAGCCAACCCTGCTCCGTCAGCGCCTGCTCGAACGCCTGGGTCGCGGCGACATGCTCCTCGAACCGCTGCATCACCGTACTGCCCAGCCCCCGCGAGCGCGCCGCGGCTCTTGCCCAGGAGAGCTGCGGGTCGGTGACCACCCCTACATGCAGGTCCGGCACCCGCACCCCTCGTTCAAGGTTCAGCCGCAGCACCTCGGCGAACGGCACTTGCCGGCGAAACGCCGCATCGGAGGGGTACCAGCGGTCGATCAGCAGGATGCTGCCCGCCGGCTGTCCGGGCAGCACCTGGCGGGAGATCCAGGCGCGGCTGTCGGCCAGGCGCTGGCACACCTGCCATTCCAGTTCGGGATCAGGCTGCCTGGCCAGTCGATTGACCAGGGCCATGGTCTCGGCCCGGGTGGGGTCGTTGTTGCGCTCGCAGAGGCGGATGACCTTGAGGTCGTGGCAACGCAGCGCCTGGGTCACGGCTTCCAGCAGCGTGGTCTTGCCGGTGCCTTTGGGGCCGTCGAAGGAGATGAACAGGGGGTGAGGCATGAGGGGTCCGGGTAGTCAGCGAGACCGCACGCTGGGTAGTCCTGGCGGCGCCGGGTGTCGATCGTACAGCGGCGTAAGGGGGTCACGAAAGCAGATTGTCGACCACGCGGCGGATCGAGGCCTCGGTCTGGGTGTCGCTGAGCAGGCTCTGCGCGACGCGGCGCACGACCTGGCTCAGGGCAAATTGCGGATGCCCTAGACGAGATCGATATGTTTTTGAGATAGTATCATATTAGTATTGTCGAGCTAATGTTGATTTATCTGTAAAAGTCGATGGCCGTATCAAGAATTATCACTTGCAGAACATGGAGTCAAAATAACATGATAGCTCCGGATCAATTTGACTTCATCTTTTCGCGAAGCGAAGCTGTCAAAGATGAAGTCTGCACCGAGCTGCGTGATGAAATCAAAGATTCGTTGGGGCTCGGATTTGCAGGTATGTTCCCAGGATTTTCAGGGGAGTTCCCATTAGCTACAGCAGTCATTGAAAATCATTGGGAAAAGCCTGTCCTTGCTTTTCGGAATGTAACCTCTACGTGGTTACCTTTTTTGATTGCCGTATCTGCTGATAGGAACATATTTTTTAAGATTAAGAGTAAGCGACTTCCAACAGAGGGTCTAAGCTTTGATGAAAGCCATTATATGCTGCCTGAAGGATGGTTAGAGAGCTATCGATCTTTTGAATCGTTCTATGTGACGGAAGGCTCAAGGATGCCGATATCATGGAAAGACACTCCAACCAGTTATGCAGGCAGGCTATCTATAGAGCAGTACTGCAGAGAATTAGGGGTCAGCTTCAAGTCGGCTAAAGCTTTCAAAAAAGCTCATCCTTCTTCGATTTTAGAATGTTGGTTAATTACAAAAGCGGGGGATGGATTATTCATAAATGCGATGAGCAAGGAACGAAAGGCTCTTCATATCAGGAACGGCAATTTCGATGATATATACGTGCTCGAACATCCCACGCATACCCTCGATAGGTATCTGGAGCATTATTTGCTCCGAAATCCTGGCACGTTCGATTTTCGAGATGAATCGGCACCTAGCTAAAACGTAAAGTTACGCTGCTGGCTACTGCGGCGGCACCGGGTGTGGAACGCGATCCGAGGCTTTAGTAAAGTAGATTGTTTATGACGCGGCAGATGACAGCCGTTAAAGTCCAGGTTTAGCGATTCATTTGCTGCACGCCCGGCCCGGTCCGGTTCACGTGCTTGCGCAGTTGGCACGAAAACGTGCGAGTGCTGCCCAGGCCGCGGTGTAGTGGCGATTCACATGGGGATCCACTATCGGGGTACAGAAAAAAGTCATGGCCGGCCAAAACCAGTCTGTGGGGAAATAAGTCGGCTTATCGAAAACGAACATCTACAAAAAACAGAGTAAATAAAATGCTAAAACCGGAACGCTTTGATTACGTCTTCACGCAAGGCTCAGATATCAGAGCAGAAATTTGTGCTGAGTTACGCGATGAAGTAAAGGAATCGCTAGGGCTAAATTTCGCGAATATGTTTCCAGGATTTTCGGAGAAATTTCCATTGGCTACGGCTGCCATTCAACACTATTGGGAGAAGCCTGTCGTTGCTTTTCGCAATGTGGACTCTATGTGGGTGCCATATTTAATTGCTGTATCCCCAGATAGCAATATTTTTTTTAAATTGAAAAGTAAATACAATCCGATACAAGGACCGGACTTTGATCGGAGCCATTATATGCTACCTGAAGGGTGGAAAGAAAATTATAGATCTTTTGAATCATTTTACGTGACTGAAGGCTCGGGTCTGCCACTGCAATGGAAAAACACGCCGACCAGTTATGCAGGCAGGCTATCTGTAGAAGACTACTGCAGGGAAGTGAGGGTGGGCTTGAAATCAGCGAAAGCGTTCAAACAAGCCAACCCTTCTTTTATACTAGATTGCTGGCTAGTCACAGAAGCGGGGGATGGATTATTCACGAATGCGATGAGCAAGCAACGAAAGGTTCTTCATATCAAGAACGGCAACTTTAATGATATTTATGTGCTCGAACATCCTACACATACCCTTGATAGGTATCTGGAACATTATTTGCTCCGAAATCATGGAGCGTTTGATTTCCGGGCCGAATCGGCACCATAGCCAAAACGAAAAATTGTGCAACTGGATATCGCGGCGGCGCCATGTTTTGATCGTGCAGTGGCGAAAAATGCATGAGCCCCAGAGGTGAAAAAGTGTGGTTCA includes these proteins:
- a CDS encoding dTMP kinase; the encoded protein is MPHPLFISFDGPKGTGKTTLLEAVTQALRCHDLKVIRLCERNNDPTRAETMALVNRLARQPDPELEWQVCQRLADSRAWISRQVLPGQPAGSILLIDRWYPSDAAFRRQVPFAEVLRLNLERGVRVPDLHVGVVTDPQLSWARAAARSRGLGSTVMQRFEEHVAATQAFEQALTEQGWLACRNEGSVEAATRHLVAAIGELL
- a CDS encoding iron-containing alcohol dehydrogenase, which produces MHGFTFSSTAHLICAAGSATGLAVQCASCGARNVLLVTDAGILRHGLLDGVLPGFAAAGVNVAVYSEVLADPSEAVVLAATAQARAMQADLIVGFGGGSSMDTAKLVAYLAYPGQQQGLADIYGVDQATGPRLPLIQVPTTAGTGSEVTPISIVTTATGKSGVVSRQLLPDLAILDAQLTLGLPAAVTAATGIDAMVHAIEAYTSKLRKNPLSDLLAREALRLLAANLERVVQVPDDLPARQAMLLGACLAGQAFANAPVAAVHALAYPLGVSFHLPHGLSNALVLQQVLRFNLSVARPLYAELAPLVLGDRLQPGLDMAEQLIEELRRLHVATGLPLSLSEAGVTRDSLAQLASSAMQQQRLLVNNPRHVSEADALGIYTAAF
- a CDS encoding TIGR02466 family protein, with amino-acid sequence MLHASPAAARVDPEQIHIDKIFPTPIASLVLPGHAQLNAHLAEIILARAGSHPGTQHSNQGGWQSQDDFAAWAGAPGATLLAFARSFVNELTAISTPDLGLVEATLDWQSSAWANINRSGHSNALHSHPGAFWSGVYWVDDGGESGLEAGGELEFSDPRGVLPIMVNPELRMRIAGCLTAGYRTSVKPSSGTLTLFPSWLMHAVRRFDGLRPRISVAFNFAAPRVYASAG